The genomic region CGCCGTTGGTGACGTTGCAGAACTTCTCCGGGGTCATCTGGTAGAAATCTGCGAGCACGGTCTCCTTGAGGAGTTCAGTGTGCAGATGTGCGACCCCATTGATGGCGTGGCTCCCCACCGATGCCAGGTTCGCCATCCTGACGAATTTACCCCCCGTCTCCTCGATGAGCGACATGCGGGCCAGCCGTGCCTGGTCGCCGGGGTACGCCCGGGAAACCTCGTCCAGGAAGCGGCGGTTGATCTCGTAGACGATCTCCAGGTGCCGAGGCAGCAGGTTGGCGAAGAGCTGCAGCGGCCACTTCTCCAGCGCCTCGGGGAGGAGCGTATGGTTGGTGTAGGCCAGGGTGGACCGGGTCACCTTCCAGGCAGCATCCCAGCCCAGGCCGTGTTCGTCGACCAGCAGGCGCATCAACTCAGCTACCGCCAGGGACGGGTGCGTGTCGTTCATCTGCACGGCGAAGGTCTGGTCGAACTCCTCCAGGCGTGGCGAGCGTAACAGGTGGACGCGGATCATGTCCTGCAGTGAGCAGGAGACGAAGAAGTACTGCTGGGCAAGGCGCAGCAGCTTGCCTACCCCCGGTTCGTCGTTGGGGTAGAGGACCTTGGTGATGCTCTCGGAGACGACCTTCTCATCCACAGCGTGGTAGTACTCCCCCGCGTTGAAGGCCTGGAAGTTGAACGACTCGACGGCCTCGGACTTCCAGAGGCGCAAAAGCCCCGTGATCCTCGAGCGGTATCCGGCGATTGGGGTGTCGTAGGCCACCCCCTTGATGACCTTCACCGGCAACCAGACGATTGCCAGCCGCCCGTCGGCGTCGTGGTGGTATTCGGTGTGTCCCCCCATCTTCACCTCGTAGGCTATCTCCGAGCGGCAGATCTCCCAGGGGTTGCCGAACTTGAGCCACTTGTCGGCAGTCTCCACCTGCCACCCGTCGCGGATCAGCTGGTCGAAGATGCCGAACTCGTAGCGGATCCCGTAGCCGATGGAAGGGATGCGCAGGGTCGCCAGGGAGTCGAGGTAGCAGGCCGCCAGCCTGCCGAGGCCGCCGTTGCCGAGCCCCGGCTCCTCCTCCTGGCGAAGCAGGTCCTCCAGCCTGAGTCCCAGCGACTCCACCGCGTCGCGTGCCGCATCCCACATGCCAGTGTTGATCAGGTTGTTCCCAAGGTGGGGGCCGAGCAGAAATTCCGCGGAGAGGTAGCTGACCACCTTCAGTTCCTTGTTCCTGAAGTGATGCAGCGAGGCAAGCCAGTCATCGAGCATCCTGTCGCGGACGGCGTGGGAGAGGGCCATGTACCAGTCGTTTCTGGAGGCGAGAGCCGGGAGGCGGGCCATGGTGAAGTGGAGGTGGTCGAGGATGGCCCGGTTCATGGCCGCGGTGCCGACGCCGCGGCGCGGATCGTGCCCTTGCGTATGGGAAGAAGCTGCTGTCTTAACGGTGTTATTAGCGGTCATTTCCTGATCCTCTCCGCGGGTATGCGCATGCCGCTCTACCTGGCTGTTCGGGGGAGCTCCGCCCCCTTGCCGGTCCTGCCGGCAGCATCCTCCACCCAGTCGCCCCCCATCACCTTGTAGAGGTTTATGGCCGCCTGCAAAAGCGCCGCCTGGCTCTGCACGTAGGCCAGCTGCCCGCTGAACAGGTTCCGCTCGGCGTCCAGCACCTCGAGGTAGCTGGAGTAGCCGTTCTCGTACCTCATGTTGGCAAGAAAGAGGTACTTCTCCAGGTCGCCGAGCTCCCTCTTCCTGACCGCGAGCTGCTCCCCGCTGGTGGCCCTGTCAACCAGCGCATCCTCAACCTCCTTGAAGGCGTTCTGGATCACCTGCCGGTAGTTGACCAGGGCCTGCTCTCGCTGCGCTTCTGCCACCTTCACGCTCCCGGAGATCTTCCCGGCGGTAAAAACCGGCACGCTCACCGGCACGGAGTAGCTCCAGACCCGTGCGGGGCCGGTGAAAAGATCTGAGAGCTGCGCGCTCGCCCCCCCGAACATCCCGGTGAGGGTGATGGCAGGGAAATAGGCGGCCCGGGCGATGCCGATCTGGGCGTTGGCGGCGACCAGTTCCTGCTCGGCCTGCCGGATGTCTGGGCGGCGGGCCAGCAGTTCCGATGGGAGCCCTGCCGGCACCTCAGGAGGGCCCAGTTGATCGATGCTGCGGCTGCGCGGCACCGGGCCGGGGTTGCGCCCAAGGAGCAGGTTGAGCGCGTTTTCCTGCTGTGCCACCGCCTTCTCGAACTGCGGCAGGGCCGCCAGCGAGTCCTCGTAGAGGAGCTTCGTCTGCGTCAGCTCTATCTCGGAGATGACCCCGCCCCGGTACCTCTGATCGAACACCTCCAGGGTCTTTCGCCTCGATTCGGCGGTCTCCCTGCCGATCTCAAACTGGCGGTCGAGGTTGCGCAGGTTCACGTAGGAGGCCACCACCGAGGAGACCAGCGAGAGGACCACGGCCTGCCGCCCCTCCTCACTGGCGAGGTACTGTGCCCGGGCGGCCTCGGTACCGCGCCTGATCCTCCCCCAGAGGTCGAGTTCCCAGCTGGCGCTGACGGTAGCAGAAAAGGAGTCCAGCGTACTCTTATAACCGGCCGGAAGCGCGTTCCCTCCCCGCTCTGTGTTCTTTTGGCGCGCGTATTGTGCCCCCGCGCCGGCCTGGGGAAAGAGGTCGGCCCTGGCGATGCCGTACTTGGCGGCGAATTCTTCGACTAGAACGGCGGCCAGCCGCAGGTCCTTGTTCTCCCTGAGGGCGCTGGACACCAGGTCGTTCAGCACCGGGTCGCCCAACGACTCCCACCAGCCTGAGCCTGCAAAAGCGGCAGCTTCCTTCCCCTCCGGCGCGGCGTAACGCCACTTCGCCGGGGCATCCGCATCGGGACGGACATAGTCGGGGCCGACCATGCAGCCTGAGAGGCAGCAGAGGGTGACCAGACAGATCAGGTGGCGCATGTCAGATCACCTCCTTGCCGGCCCCGGGTTTCCCCTCTTCGCCAGGTTCCCCTGAAGGGGGTGCCTGACCGGCGCTGCCGGGTTTTTCCCCCGATGGGAGCTTACCCCTCTTCCTCCTTTCGCTCCAGCTTCCGAAGATGTAGAAAAAGAGCGGCACGTAGAGCATGGCGAGGGTCGCCTCCCCTATCATCCCGCCGATGATCCCGGTGCCGATGGAGTGCCGCGCGTTGGCACCCGCCCCCATGGCGACGGCGAGCGGGAAGACGCCGCAGATGAAGGCGAGCGAGGTCATCACGATGGGGCGCAGCCGCAGCTCGCCGGCCTCGATGGTGGCGTCCAGAAGGGACCTCCCCTGTTTGCGCAGCTCGACCGCGAAGGTCACCCTGAGCAGGGCGTTCTTGGCCCCCAGCCCCACCAGGACCAACAGGCCGATCTGGAAGTAGACGTCGTTTTGCAGGCCGCGCATCCAGTTGAAAAGAAGCGCCCCCAGCACTCCGAAGGGGACCGCCGTCATGATGGAACCCGG from Citrifermentans bremense harbors:
- a CDS encoding efflux transporter outer membrane subunit produces the protein MRHLICLVTLCCLSGCMVGPDYVRPDADAPAKWRYAAPEGKEAAAFAGSGWWESLGDPVLNDLVSSALRENKDLRLAAVLVEEFAAKYGIARADLFPQAGAGAQYARQKNTERGGNALPAGYKSTLDSFSATVSASWELDLWGRIRRGTEAARAQYLASEEGRQAVVLSLVSSVVASYVNLRNLDRQFEIGRETAESRRKTLEVFDQRYRGGVISEIELTQTKLLYEDSLAALPQFEKAVAQQENALNLLLGRNPGPVPRSRSIDQLGPPEVPAGLPSELLARRPDIRQAEQELVAANAQIGIARAAYFPAITLTGMFGGASAQLSDLFTGPARVWSYSVPVSVPVFTAGKISGSVKVAEAQREQALVNYRQVIQNAFKEVEDALVDRATSGEQLAVRKRELGDLEKYLFLANMRYENGYSSYLEVLDAERNLFSGQLAYVQSQAALLQAAINLYKVMGGDWVEDAAGRTGKGAELPRTAR
- a CDS encoding glycogen/starch/alpha-glucan phosphorylase is translated as MTANNTVKTAASSHTQGHDPRRGVGTAAMNRAILDHLHFTMARLPALASRNDWYMALSHAVRDRMLDDWLASLHHFRNKELKVVSYLSAEFLLGPHLGNNLINTGMWDAARDAVESLGLRLEDLLRQEEEPGLGNGGLGRLAACYLDSLATLRIPSIGYGIRYEFGIFDQLIRDGWQVETADKWLKFGNPWEICRSEIAYEVKMGGHTEYHHDADGRLAIVWLPVKVIKGVAYDTPIAGYRSRITGLLRLWKSEAVESFNFQAFNAGEYYHAVDEKVVSESITKVLYPNDEPGVGKLLRLAQQYFFVSCSLQDMIRVHLLRSPRLEEFDQTFAVQMNDTHPSLAVAELMRLLVDEHGLGWDAAWKVTRSTLAYTNHTLLPEALEKWPLQLFANLLPRHLEIVYEINRRFLDEVSRAYPGDQARLARMSLIEETGGKFVRMANLASVGSHAINGVAHLHTELLKETVLADFYQMTPEKFCNVTNGVTPRRWVLLSNPGLAWLISESIGEEWVTAPEKLRELECFASDPSFLSAWRGVKDANKRALAAAILERTGVAVDPESLFDIQVKRIHEYKRQHLNLLHILTLYHRIKRDPGAQIPPRTFIFGGKAAPGYFMAKLIIKLINSVAEVVNADPEVAGRLKVVFFPDFNVTNGQLIYPAADLSEQISTSGKEASGTGNMKFSLNGALTIGTLDGANVEIREEVGEENFFLFGLNATEVQALKKSGYHPGRFYEEDWELREAIDAVRSGLFSHGDAGLFQPLVDHLLYDDEYLALADYRSYLECQERVSTAFRQRELWSVKSVLNVARMGKFSSDRSIREYCEKIWKVPIRPPFPH